The bacterium genome includes a region encoding these proteins:
- a CDS encoding Gfo/Idh/MocA family oxidoreductase, producing the protein MSEKIRWGIVGTGGIAQAFAAGLSVLEDAELVGVASRTMESANRFGEKFNVPNRHVGTEALAADPDVDVVYIGTPHSMHKSDTLTCLNGGKAVLCEKPFAMNVAEAEEMIESAKSKGLFLMEAMWMYFFPMMRRVREIIASGTIGEVLQVQSNFCFRAERNPEGRLFSPALGGGALLDLGIYNVALGRMVFDRDPESIVSAAHIGPTGVDEHSSIIMTYDNGGMATGTQSISITADAGASIYGTKGSIKILPGFWNPDRIFVNVNGRSEEELVCERTGNGYNYEAEEVMQCLSRGAVQSEVISWELTLANMRILDECRRQWGMTYPMEEA; encoded by the coding sequence ATGAGTGAGAAAATCCGATGGGGGATTGTTGGGACGGGGGGGATCGCGCAGGCGTTTGCTGCGGGGCTCTCGGTTCTTGAAGACGCCGAGTTGGTGGGCGTTGCTTCCCGGACGATGGAGTCGGCGAATCGGTTTGGCGAGAAGTTCAATGTTCCGAACCGCCATGTTGGCACGGAGGCGCTGGCTGCAGATCCCGACGTCGATGTCGTCTACATCGGAACACCTCACTCGATGCACAAGAGCGACACGTTGACGTGCCTCAATGGGGGGAAGGCGGTCCTTTGCGAGAAGCCGTTTGCAATGAATGTTGCCGAGGCCGAGGAGATGATCGAGTCGGCGAAGTCGAAGGGCCTCTTTCTGATGGAGGCCATGTGGATGTACTTCTTTCCGATGATGCGACGTGTTCGCGAGATCATTGCGTCCGGCACGATCGGCGAGGTGCTGCAGGTTCAATCGAACTTCTGCTTTCGCGCGGAACGGAATCCGGAGGGTAGGTTGTTCTCGCCTGCGCTCGGCGGGGGAGCGCTGCTAGATCTTGGAATCTACAACGTGGCGTTGGGCCGGATGGTTTTCGATCGCGATCCGGAGAGCATCGTCAGCGCCGCGCACATCGGTCCGACCGGAGTCGACGAGCACTCATCGATCATCATGACGTACGATAACGGCGGGATGGCGACGGGGACTCAATCGATCAGCATCACCGCCGACGCAGGCGCGTCCATCTATGGCACAAAGGGCAGTATCAAGATCCTGCCCGGATTCTGGAACCCAGACAGAATCTTTGTGAACGTGAATGGCCGAAGCGAAGAGGAGCTCGTTTGCGAACGCACCGGAAACGGCTATAACTACGAAGCGGAGGAAGTCATGCAATGCCTCAGCCGCGGCGCCGTTCAGAGCGAAGTGATTTCGTGGGAGCTGACGCTGGCGAACATGCGGATCCTCGATGAATGCCGTCGCCAATGGGGCATGACGTATCCGATGGAAGAGGCGTGA
- a CDS encoding exo-beta-1,3-glucanase encodes MKKLLAAILTTILAGLFSGQLPAEPSAPATSPSPEQILGNPQYLAASFGGYRHKTRDQVPTVEELKEDVKIMHAAGIRIVRTYNTQHYGQSANLLEAIHQLKQADPKLEMYVMLGAWIECKDAWLDGIDHTVGNEEGNREEIDAAVDLANRYPDIVKVIAVGNESMVHWASSYFVEPGIVLKWVNYLQDLKKKGEIPADIWITSSDNFASWGGDGDEYHKPDLVALIKAVDYVSMHTYPFHDTHYNSDFWMTPEDEKSLPAIEQVDAAMARAIDYAKSQYAATAAYVHSIAPGKPIHIGETGWGTTDAHLYGPKGSHAADEYKQKLYYDHLREWTNAEGISCFYFEFFDEQWKDAGNAAGSENHFGLINLRGQAKYALWHLVDEGAFAGLTRGGHPITKTHGGSEEILLKQVLAPPSPDDSDVPVIGSVNNNRQPGEPVTESQYIVYHQSLTADPATGSTYPSARLRINAWEGTCEIKKTEEHTIEVTPGSGDWWGCALELSGGAGEDLSAFADGALHFEIKGNPGLSFNLGFQTGNYGAGTQVNNFVRFQPEGEYALTNEWKAYTLPIAELNDGANLKDITSAIAFMGEKENSHGTFAVRNITYSREP; translated from the coding sequence ATGAAGAAGCTTCTTGCCGCGATCCTCACGACAATCCTTGCCGGGCTGTTCTCGGGGCAGCTCCCAGCCGAGCCGAGCGCGCCTGCAACCAGTCCCTCGCCCGAGCAAATCCTCGGGAATCCCCAGTATCTGGCCGCTTCCTTTGGTGGATACCGTCACAAGACGCGCGACCAGGTGCCGACCGTCGAGGAACTGAAGGAAGACGTGAAGATCATGCACGCGGCGGGGATTCGGATCGTCCGAACCTACAATACGCAGCACTACGGCCAGTCCGCGAACCTGTTGGAGGCCATTCACCAACTCAAACAGGCCGATCCGAAACTTGAGATGTACGTAATGCTCGGAGCCTGGATTGAATGCAAAGACGCCTGGCTGGATGGTATCGATCACACAGTCGGCAACGAGGAGGGCAATCGCGAGGAAATCGATGCGGCGGTCGATCTCGCCAATCGCTATCCGGACATCGTCAAAGTCATCGCCGTCGGTAACGAATCGATGGTACACTGGGCATCCTCGTACTTCGTGGAACCCGGCATCGTGCTGAAGTGGGTGAACTACCTCCAGGATCTGAAGAAGAAGGGCGAGATCCCCGCGGACATCTGGATCACTAGTTCCGACAACTTCGCATCCTGGGGCGGGGACGGAGACGAATACCACAAGCCCGATCTCGTCGCCCTCATCAAGGCCGTCGACTACGTCTCGATGCACACGTACCCCTTCCACGATACGCACTATAACTCGGACTTCTGGATGACGCCGGAGGATGAGAAGTCTCTGCCCGCGATCGAACAAGTCGATGCCGCGATGGCCCGAGCGATTGACTACGCGAAGTCACAGTACGCCGCCACCGCCGCGTATGTTCACAGCATCGCGCCGGGGAAACCCATCCACATCGGCGAAACCGGCTGGGGCACAACCGATGCCCACCTCTACGGACCGAAAGGCTCTCACGCCGCGGACGAGTATAAGCAGAAACTCTACTACGATCACCTTCGCGAGTGGACAAACGCAGAGGGCATTTCCTGCTTCTACTTCGAGTTCTTCGACGAGCAGTGGAAGGATGCCGGCAACGCGGCCGGTTCGGAGAACCACTTCGGTCTGATCAACCTTCGCGGACAAGCCAAGTACGCCCTTTGGCACCTTGTCGACGAGGGAGCCTTCGCCGGACTGACGCGCGGCGGTCACCCGATCACGAAAACCCACGGCGGTTCCGAAGAGATTCTCCTCAAGCAGGTTCTCGCGCCGCCGTCTCCCGACGATTCAGATGTTCCCGTGATCGGTTCAGTGAACAATAACCGCCAGCCCGGCGAACCCGTCACCGAATCCCAGTACATCGTCTATCATCAAAGTCTGACTGCCGATCCGGCAACGGGCTCGACGTATCCGAGCGCGAGGCTGCGCATCAATGCGTGGGAAGGAACTTGCGAGATCAAGAAGACTGAGGAACACACAATCGAAGTCACACCCGGGTCCGGCGACTGGTGGGGATGCGCGCTCGAACTCAGCGGCGGCGCGGGCGAGGATCTTTCGGCCTTTGCCGACGGCGCCCTGCATTTTGAAATCAAGGGCAATCCCGGCCTGAGTTTCAACCTCGGATTCCAAACGGGCAACTACGGAGCCGGAACGCAGGTAAACAACTTCGTGCGCTTCCAACCGGAGGGAGAGTATGCACTCACAAACGAGTGGAAGGCCTACACGCTGCCAATCGCTGAATTAAACGACGGCGCGAACCTGAAAGACATCACCAGCGCAATCGCCTTCATGGGCGAAAAAGAAAACTCCCACGGCACCTTCGCCGTTCGGAACATCACCTACTCGCGAGAGCCGTGA
- a CDS encoding DUF4279 domain-containing protein — MTKKYAELSVCSDADDSDPEYVTRLLGLTPTLSWKKGTEYQRKCYDADSKTWGTTPEVHSRTVWRYSTEFNVPTQKMDDHIEFLLDALTLRRAQIEALLNEKERYWVSVGLWRENRCGHDSVALSREWLREFAGLCHDLWVTYIHLEDEEGGEE, encoded by the coding sequence ATGACTAAGAAATACGCCGAACTTTCGGTATGCTCTGATGCCGATGATTCCGATCCTGAGTATGTTACCCGCCTACTGGGATTGACGCCAACCCTATCGTGGAAGAAGGGAACCGAATATCAACGGAAGTGCTACGATGCTGACTCGAAGACATGGGGCACAACGCCGGAAGTGCATAGTAGAACCGTTTGGCGCTACTCCACAGAGTTTAACGTGCCGACGCAGAAAATGGATGACCATATCGAATTCTTGCTCGATGCGCTTACTTTGAGGAGGGCGCAGATTGAAGCGCTCCTCAATGAGAAGGAGCGATATTGGGTGAGTGTCGGGCTGTGGCGGGAGAATCGATGCGGACATGATAGCGTTGCGCTCAGTCGGGAATGGCTGCGAGAGTTTGCGGGTCTATGCCACGACCTTTGGGTCACATACATTCACCTCGAAGACGAAGAGGGCGGGGAGGAGTGA